DNA sequence from the Sphingomonas taxi genome:
ATCCACGGCGGGCTGCGCTACCTCGAATATGGCGAGTTCCGGCTCGTCCGCGAGGCGCTGATCGAGCGCGAGCGCCTGTGGGGGATGGCGCCGCACATCATCTGGCCGCTGCGCTTCGTACTGCCGCAGACGCATTCGCCGCGGCCGGCGTGGATGGTGCGGGCAGGGCTGTTCCTCTACGATCATCTCGGCGGCCGCCGCAAACTGCCGGGGACGCAGAGCGTCGCGCTGGCGCGGTCGCCGTTCGGGCAGGGCCTGTCCGAACGGGTCGGCAAGGCATTCGTCTATTCGGACTGCTGGGTCGAGGACAGCCGGCTCGTCGTGCTCAACGCGCGCGACGCGGCGGAGCGTGGCGCGCGTATCGCGACCCGGACGCGGCTGGTGCGCGCGCAGCGCGGCGCGGACGGCTGGACCGCGGAGATCGCCGACAAGGACGGTCACGTCCGGATGGTCCGTGCGCGGGCGCTGGTCAATGCGGCGGGGCCATGGGTCGCCGACGTGCTCGGCCGGACCGCGGGAGCGCGCAACGATCGCGGCGTGCGGCTGGTCAAGGGCAGCCATATCGTCGTGCCACAGCTCTACGAAGGCGATCATGCCTTCATACTCCAGAACGACGACCGGCGGATCGTCTTCGCCATCCCCTACGAAGGGCGGTTCACCCTCGTCGGGACGACCGACGCCGCGTGGGACGCGCCGCCCGGTCGCGCGGCGATCGATGCGGCCGAGACGCACTATCTGCTCGACACGATCGCCCGCTATTTCGAGCACAGAGTCGAAGCGGACGACATCGTCTGGAGCTATGCGGGCATCCGGCCGCTCTACGACGACAAGGCGGCCAATGCCTCGGCGGTGACGCGCGACTATGTGCTCGATCTCGACGCGGGCGAGGGGCAGGCGCCGATGCTGAGCGTCTACGGCGGCAAGATCACCACCTATCGCAAGCTCGCGGAACATGCGCTGCGCGATCTCGCGCCGCTGCTCGGGTCGCAGGCGCCGGCGTGGACGGCGGGGGCGGTGTTGCCCGGCGGCGATCTGCCGGATGCCGATTTTGTGGGCTTCCTGACCGGTTTGCAGGCGCGCTATCCCGAGGTGTCGCGCGATCTGCTGCGGCGGCTGGCGCACGCGTATGGCACGCGCGCGACTGCGATCCTCGACCGCGATCCGGGGCAGGATCTCGGCGGCGGACTGTTCACCACCGAGGTCGACTATCTCGTCGCGCAGGAATGGGCGCAGACCGCCGAGGACGTGCTGTGGCGGCGCAGCAAGCTCGGCCTGCACGTGCCCGCGGGCACGGCGGAGCGGCTTGCCGCCTATCTCGGATGACGCCGCGGCGCCCCTCGACTTTGGTCGGGGTGGCCGGGCCGGATCAATCCAGTCGTTGCCCAAGGGGGCACCGGCGTGTCATCGAGGGGCGGACGAGAAACGACCGGAGAGCGGTGCATGATATCGAAATATGTTCGGCTGGCGCTGCTGCTCGCGGCGGTGCCGGGCGCGGTGGCGGCACAGGACGCGCCGGTGGTGCGCACCGTCGACGGCCCGGTGCGCGGCGCGCGTGCGGACGGGGTCGTCGCCTTCAAGGGCATCCCCTTCGCCGCGCCGCCGGTCGGTGCATTGCGCTGGCGGGCGCCGCAGCCGGTGGCGCGCTGGACCGCGGTGCGCGACGCGACCGCTTATGCCGCCGATTGCATGCAATTGCCGTTCCCGAGCGACGCCGCGCCGCTCGGCACCGCGCCGGCGGAGGATTGCCTCTACGCCAACGTCTGGCGGCCGGCGGGCGACGCCAAGAAGCTGCCGGTGATGGTGTGGATCTACGGCGGC
Encoded proteins:
- the glpD gene encoding glycerol-3-phosphate dehydrogenase, yielding MERGPDESVDVLVVGGGINGTGIARDAAGRGLSVLLVEQDDLANHTSSASTKLIHGGLRYLEYGEFRLVREALIERERLWGMAPHIIWPLRFVLPQTHSPRPAWMVRAGLFLYDHLGGRRKLPGTQSVALARSPFGQGLSERVGKAFVYSDCWVEDSRLVVLNARDAAERGARIATRTRLVRAQRGADGWTAEIADKDGHVRMVRARALVNAAGPWVADVLGRTAGARNDRGVRLVKGSHIVVPQLYEGDHAFILQNDDRRIVFAIPYEGRFTLVGTTDAAWDAPPGRAAIDAAETHYLLDTIARYFEHRVEADDIVWSYAGIRPLYDDKAANASAVTRDYVLDLDAGEGQAPMLSVYGGKITTYRKLAEHALRDLAPLLGSQAPAWTAGAVLPGGDLPDADFVGFLTGLQARYPEVSRDLLRRLAHAYGTRATAILDRDPGQDLGGGLFTTEVDYLVAQEWAQTAEDVLWRRSKLGLHVPAGTAERLAAYLG